In a genomic window of Scyliorhinus torazame isolate Kashiwa2021f chromosome 5, sScyTor2.1, whole genome shotgun sequence:
- the LOC140421753 gene encoding uncharacterized protein, whose amino-acid sequence MEKPWKCGDCGKGFKFPSQLEAHRRSHTGERPFTCSVCWKGFIQLSALKSHQRVHTGERPFTCSQCGKGFTELSSLRKHQQVHIGKRLFTCSQCGNRFIELSSLRKHQRVHTGERLFTCSQCEKGFTQTSDLRAHQRVHTGEWPFTCSQCEKGFTQLSSLQRHQRVHTGERPFTCSQCEKGFTTSSNLLTHQRVHTGVRPFTCSQCEKGFTQLSNLQRHQRFHTGEKPFTCSQCEKGFTQLSSLQSHQRFHTGEKLFTCSQCERGFTTSSHLLTHQRVHTGERPFTCSQCEKGFTQLSSLQRHKRIHTGERPFTCSQCEKGFTQLSSLQTHQRIHTGERPFTCSQCEKGFTWLSNLQRHQRVHTGEKALTCSE is encoded by the coding sequence atggagaaaccgtggaaatgtggggactgtgggaagggattcaaattcccatctcagctggaagctcatcgacgcagtcacactggggagaggccgttcacctgctcggtgtgttggaagggattcattcagttatccgccctgaagtcacaccagcgagttcacaccggggagaggccgttcacctgctctcaatgtgggaagggattcactgagttatccagcctgcggaaacaccagcaagttcacattgggaagaggttgttcacctgctctcagtgtgggaacagATTCattgagttatccagcctgcggaaacaccagcgagttcacactggggagaggctgttcacctgctctcagtgtgagaagggattcactcaaacaTCCGACCTGCGggcacaccaacgtgttcacactggggagtggccgttcacctgctctcagtgtgagaagggattcactcagttatccagcctgcagagacaccagcgagttcacactggggagaggccgttcacctgctctcaatgtgagaagggattcactacttcatcgaacctgctgacacatcagcgagttcacactggggtgaggccgttcacctgctctcagtgtgagaagggattcactcagttatccaacctgcagagacaccagcgatttcacactggggagaagccgttcacctgctctcagtgtgagaagggattcactcagttatccagcctgcagagtcaccagcgatttcacactggggagaagctgttcacctgctctcagtgtgagaggggattcactacttcatcgcacctgctgacacaccagcgagtgcacactggggagaggccgttcacctgctctcagtgtgagaagggattcactcagttatccagcctgcagagacacaagcgaattcacactggggagaggccgttcacctgctctcagtgtgagaagggattcactcagttatccagcctgcagacacaccagcgaattcacactggggagaggccgttcacctgctctcagtgtgagaagggattcacttggttatccaacctgcagagacaccagcgagttcacacaggggagaaggcgttaacctgctctgagtga